One segment of Anguilla anguilla isolate fAngAng1 chromosome 1, fAngAng1.pri, whole genome shotgun sequence DNA contains the following:
- the zdhhc11 gene encoding probable palmitoyltransferase ZDHHC11 isoform X4: MNCFQRQLRRTAPMRGGSRNELVTPPLRSRVNGWSIPLHAFQLVGWLIYSYMAVVGFGVYIPLLPPPWSYAAYCVIGTVFLLHMVAHLAAVSIDPADLSVLARKNYSNPMPVLDKKKHPHVIHNLHCYLCEVDVGPKVKHCSSCNKCIADFDHHCKWLNNCVGGRNYWFFFVTVVSAVLGVLLLVFIILFVFIEHFLNPSVLRTAPQFQSVRENGTWLAFLPLAPMEMSSAGILTLAFITVMLGVASLLLLSHLLGFHIYLLMKKMSTYEYIVRQRHVQSVRELEGGAKQSVTTNGTSSQNMPSVETSVECDAPLSGRSSALKYQDRGQIGSRLSGAICTEMDSFKQTTGDAEENLYYESKVPKPTLPGELTVCFISYKIKENIDIQFKPPKCSLQAHSKPICMYCHDLKLSGFIMCYDVLLTNRKEGWLLDTQFGCDYYIPKPGTYPELITSCIHGWYTP, from the exons ATGAACTGCTTTCAGAGGCAACTGCGACGCACAGCCCCCATGCGAGGGGGCAGCCGGAATGAGCTGGTGACCCCCCCGCTTCGCTCAAGGGTAAACGGGTGGTCCATTCCTCTTCACGCCTTTCAGCTGGTCGGCTGGCTGATCTACAGCTACATGGCTGTGGTTGGCTTTGGCGTCTACATTCCACTTCTGCCCCCTCCATGGAGTTATGCTGCATACTGT GTGATCGGCACAGTGTTCCTCTTGCACATGGTTGCCCATCTGGCAGCTGTGTCTATTGACCCAGCTGACTTGAGTGTCCTTGCAAGGAAGAACTACTCCAACCCCATGCCTGTCCTGGACAAGAAGAAACATCCGCATGTCATCCACAACTTGCACTGCTACCTCTGTGAGGTTGATGT GGGCCCCAAAGTGAAACACTGCAGTAGCTGCAATAAGTGCATTGCAGACTTTGACCACCACTGCAAATGGCTCAACAACTGTGTGGGTGGGAGGAACTACTG gttTTTCTTTGTCACTGTTGTGTCTGCTGTCCTGGGAGTTTTGCTGCTTGTTTTCATCATCCTCTTTGTCTTCATTGAGCACTTTTTGAACCCCAGCGTTCTGCGAACTGCACCACAGTTTCAGA GTGTGCGAGAGAATGGGACGTGGCTGGCCTTCCTGCCGCTGGCGCCCATGGAGATGAGCTCGGCCGGGATCCTCACCCTCGCCTTCATCACCGTCATGCTGGGCGTGGCCTCCCTGCTGCTACTCAGCCACCTGCTGGGCTTCCATATCTACCTGT TGATGAAGAAGATGAGCACATATGAGTACATTGTGAGACAGCGTCACGTGCAAAGCGTTCGAGAACTGGAGGGAGGGGCCAAACAGTCCGTCACCACCAATGGAACGTCCTCACAG aacatgCCCTCTGTGGAGACATCTGTTGAATGTGATGCACCACTGTCTGGAAGGTCAAG TGCCTTAAAGTATCAGGACAGAGGACAAATCGGCAGTCGACTCTCTGGAGCCATCTGTACGGAG atgGACAGTTTTAAACAAACAACTGGCGATGCAGAGGAAAATCTATACTATGAGTCAAAAGTGCCCAAACCGACACTACCTGGTGAGCTTActgtctgttttatttcatataaaattaaagaaaacattgaCATCCAATTTAAACCACCAAAATGTAGTCTTCAAGCTCATTCTAAGCCCATTTGCATGTACTGTCATGATCTGAAACTTAGTGGCTTCATTATGTGCTATGACGTATTATTAACGAACAGGAAAGAGGGTTGGCTGTTGGATACCCAGTTTGGATGTGACTATTATATCCCTAAACCAGGTACTTATCCTGAATTGATAACCAGCTGCATCCATGGATGGTATACACCGTAA
- the zdhhc11 gene encoding probable palmitoyltransferase ZDHHC11 isoform X3 yields MVWDPPDMSVSQSSTCFSNNSGAGSRQYTFSKGRRVYSTQHYEESKQPLSQYVQCCCAVLHWMNCFQRQLRRTAPMRGGSRNELVTPPLRSRVNGWSIPLHAFQLVGWLIYSYMAVVGFGVYIPLLPPPWSYAAYCVIGTVFLLHMVAHLAAVSIDPADLSVLARKNYSNPMPVLDKKKHPHVIHNLHCYLCEVDVGPKVKHCSSCNKCIADFDHHCKWLNNCVGGRNYWFFFVTVVSAVLGVLLLVFIILFVFIEHFLNPSVLRTAPQFQSVRENGTWLAFLPLAPMEMSSAGILTLAFITVMLGVASLLLLSHLLGFHIYLLMKKMSTYEYIVRQRHVQSVRELEGGAKQSVTTNGTSSQNMPSVETSVECDAPLSGRSSALKYQDRGQIGSRLSGAICTEMDSFKQTTGDAEENLYYESKVPKPTLPDEAVMADPAGGGEKAPNTSAEGVPIAQNQLGSSVTSLTVQRP; encoded by the exons ATGGTTTGGGACCCTCCAGACATGTCTGTGTCACAGTCCTCCACGTGTTTCAGCAATAATAGTGGTGCCGGCAGCCGGCAGTATACCTTCTCGAAGGGGCGTAGGGTCTACTCCACACAACACTATGAGGAGAGCAAGCAGCCACTGTCACAATACGTCCAGTGCTGCTGTGCGGTGCTACACTGG ATGAACTGCTTTCAGAGGCAACTGCGACGCACAGCCCCCATGCGAGGGGGCAGCCGGAATGAGCTGGTGACCCCCCCGCTTCGCTCAAGGGTAAACGGGTGGTCCATTCCTCTTCACGCCTTTCAGCTGGTCGGCTGGCTGATCTACAGCTACATGGCTGTGGTTGGCTTTGGCGTCTACATTCCACTTCTGCCCCCTCCATGGAGTTATGCTGCATACTGT GTGATCGGCACAGTGTTCCTCTTGCACATGGTTGCCCATCTGGCAGCTGTGTCTATTGACCCAGCTGACTTGAGTGTCCTTGCAAGGAAGAACTACTCCAACCCCATGCCTGTCCTGGACAAGAAGAAACATCCGCATGTCATCCACAACTTGCACTGCTACCTCTGTGAGGTTGATGT GGGCCCCAAAGTGAAACACTGCAGTAGCTGCAATAAGTGCATTGCAGACTTTGACCACCACTGCAAATGGCTCAACAACTGTGTGGGTGGGAGGAACTACTG gttTTTCTTTGTCACTGTTGTGTCTGCTGTCCTGGGAGTTTTGCTGCTTGTTTTCATCATCCTCTTTGTCTTCATTGAGCACTTTTTGAACCCCAGCGTTCTGCGAACTGCACCACAGTTTCAGA GTGTGCGAGAGAATGGGACGTGGCTGGCCTTCCTGCCGCTGGCGCCCATGGAGATGAGCTCGGCCGGGATCCTCACCCTCGCCTTCATCACCGTCATGCTGGGCGTGGCCTCCCTGCTGCTACTCAGCCACCTGCTGGGCTTCCATATCTACCTGT TGATGAAGAAGATGAGCACATATGAGTACATTGTGAGACAGCGTCACGTGCAAAGCGTTCGAGAACTGGAGGGAGGGGCCAAACAGTCCGTCACCACCAATGGAACGTCCTCACAG aacatgCCCTCTGTGGAGACATCTGTTGAATGTGATGCACCACTGTCTGGAAGGTCAAG TGCCTTAAAGTATCAGGACAGAGGACAAATCGGCAGTCGACTCTCTGGAGCCATCTGTACGGAG atgGACAGTTTTAAACAAACAACTGGCGATGCAGAGGAAAATCTATACTATGAGTCAAAAGTGCCCAAACCGACACTACCTG ATGAAGCTGTAATGGCCGacccagcagggggaggggagaaggcTCCCAACACGTCTGCAGAGGGCGTCCCCATCGCCCAGAACCAGCTTGGGAGCTCCGTCACCTCACTCACGGTCCAGCGTCCATAG
- the zdhhc11 gene encoding probable palmitoyltransferase ZDHHC11 isoform X1, translated as MVWDPPDMSVSQSSTCFSNNSGAGSRQYTFSKGRRVYSTQHYEESKQPLSQYVQCCCAVLHWMNCFQRQLRRTAPMRGGSRNELVTPPLRSRVNGWSIPLHAFQLVGWLIYSYMAVVGFGVYIPLLPPPWSYAAYCVIGTVFLLHMVAHLAAVSIDPADLSVLARKNYSNPMPVLDKKKHPHVIHNLHCYLCEVDVGPKVKHCSSCNKCIADFDHHCKWLNNCVGGRNYWFFFVTVVSAVLGVLLLVFIILFVFIEHFLNPSVLRTAPQFQSVRENGTWLAFLPLAPMEMSSAGILTLAFITVMLGVASLLLLSHLLGFHIYLLMKKMSTYEYIVRQRHVQSVRELEGGAKQSVTTNGTSSQNMPSVETSVECDAPLSGRSSALKYQDRGQIGSRLSGAICTEMDSFKQTTGDAEENLYYESKVPKPTLPGELTVCFISYKIKENIDIQFKPPKCSLQAHSKPICMYCHDLKLSGFIMCYDVLLTNRKEGWLLDTQFGCDYYIPKPGTYPELITSCIHGWYTP; from the exons ATGGTTTGGGACCCTCCAGACATGTCTGTGTCACAGTCCTCCACGTGTTTCAGCAATAATAGTGGTGCCGGCAGCCGGCAGTATACCTTCTCGAAGGGGCGTAGGGTCTACTCCACACAACACTATGAGGAGAGCAAGCAGCCACTGTCACAATACGTCCAGTGCTGCTGTGCGGTGCTACACTGG ATGAACTGCTTTCAGAGGCAACTGCGACGCACAGCCCCCATGCGAGGGGGCAGCCGGAATGAGCTGGTGACCCCCCCGCTTCGCTCAAGGGTAAACGGGTGGTCCATTCCTCTTCACGCCTTTCAGCTGGTCGGCTGGCTGATCTACAGCTACATGGCTGTGGTTGGCTTTGGCGTCTACATTCCACTTCTGCCCCCTCCATGGAGTTATGCTGCATACTGT GTGATCGGCACAGTGTTCCTCTTGCACATGGTTGCCCATCTGGCAGCTGTGTCTATTGACCCAGCTGACTTGAGTGTCCTTGCAAGGAAGAACTACTCCAACCCCATGCCTGTCCTGGACAAGAAGAAACATCCGCATGTCATCCACAACTTGCACTGCTACCTCTGTGAGGTTGATGT GGGCCCCAAAGTGAAACACTGCAGTAGCTGCAATAAGTGCATTGCAGACTTTGACCACCACTGCAAATGGCTCAACAACTGTGTGGGTGGGAGGAACTACTG gttTTTCTTTGTCACTGTTGTGTCTGCTGTCCTGGGAGTTTTGCTGCTTGTTTTCATCATCCTCTTTGTCTTCATTGAGCACTTTTTGAACCCCAGCGTTCTGCGAACTGCACCACAGTTTCAGA GTGTGCGAGAGAATGGGACGTGGCTGGCCTTCCTGCCGCTGGCGCCCATGGAGATGAGCTCGGCCGGGATCCTCACCCTCGCCTTCATCACCGTCATGCTGGGCGTGGCCTCCCTGCTGCTACTCAGCCACCTGCTGGGCTTCCATATCTACCTGT TGATGAAGAAGATGAGCACATATGAGTACATTGTGAGACAGCGTCACGTGCAAAGCGTTCGAGAACTGGAGGGAGGGGCCAAACAGTCCGTCACCACCAATGGAACGTCCTCACAG aacatgCCCTCTGTGGAGACATCTGTTGAATGTGATGCACCACTGTCTGGAAGGTCAAG TGCCTTAAAGTATCAGGACAGAGGACAAATCGGCAGTCGACTCTCTGGAGCCATCTGTACGGAG atgGACAGTTTTAAACAAACAACTGGCGATGCAGAGGAAAATCTATACTATGAGTCAAAAGTGCCCAAACCGACACTACCTGGTGAGCTTActgtctgttttatttcatataaaattaaagaaaacattgaCATCCAATTTAAACCACCAAAATGTAGTCTTCAAGCTCATTCTAAGCCCATTTGCATGTACTGTCATGATCTGAAACTTAGTGGCTTCATTATGTGCTATGACGTATTATTAACGAACAGGAAAGAGGGTTGGCTGTTGGATACCCAGTTTGGATGTGACTATTATATCCCTAAACCAGGTACTTATCCTGAATTGATAACCAGCTGCATCCATGGATGGTATACACCGTAA
- the zdhhc11 gene encoding probable palmitoyltransferase ZDHHC11 isoform X2 produces MQSVFMLQMNCFQRQLRRTAPMRGGSRNELVTPPLRSRVNGWSIPLHAFQLVGWLIYSYMAVVGFGVYIPLLPPPWSYAAYCVIGTVFLLHMVAHLAAVSIDPADLSVLARKNYSNPMPVLDKKKHPHVIHNLHCYLCEVDVGPKVKHCSSCNKCIADFDHHCKWLNNCVGGRNYWFFFVTVVSAVLGVLLLVFIILFVFIEHFLNPSVLRTAPQFQSVRENGTWLAFLPLAPMEMSSAGILTLAFITVMLGVASLLLLSHLLGFHIYLLMKKMSTYEYIVRQRHVQSVRELEGGAKQSVTTNGTSSQNMPSVETSVECDAPLSGRSSALKYQDRGQIGSRLSGAICTEMDSFKQTTGDAEENLYYESKVPKPTLPGELTVCFISYKIKENIDIQFKPPKCSLQAHSKPICMYCHDLKLSGFIMCYDVLLTNRKEGWLLDTQFGCDYYIPKPGTYPELITSCIHGWYTP; encoded by the exons ATGCAGTCTGTATTTATGCTTCAG ATGAACTGCTTTCAGAGGCAACTGCGACGCACAGCCCCCATGCGAGGGGGCAGCCGGAATGAGCTGGTGACCCCCCCGCTTCGCTCAAGGGTAAACGGGTGGTCCATTCCTCTTCACGCCTTTCAGCTGGTCGGCTGGCTGATCTACAGCTACATGGCTGTGGTTGGCTTTGGCGTCTACATTCCACTTCTGCCCCCTCCATGGAGTTATGCTGCATACTGT GTGATCGGCACAGTGTTCCTCTTGCACATGGTTGCCCATCTGGCAGCTGTGTCTATTGACCCAGCTGACTTGAGTGTCCTTGCAAGGAAGAACTACTCCAACCCCATGCCTGTCCTGGACAAGAAGAAACATCCGCATGTCATCCACAACTTGCACTGCTACCTCTGTGAGGTTGATGT GGGCCCCAAAGTGAAACACTGCAGTAGCTGCAATAAGTGCATTGCAGACTTTGACCACCACTGCAAATGGCTCAACAACTGTGTGGGTGGGAGGAACTACTG gttTTTCTTTGTCACTGTTGTGTCTGCTGTCCTGGGAGTTTTGCTGCTTGTTTTCATCATCCTCTTTGTCTTCATTGAGCACTTTTTGAACCCCAGCGTTCTGCGAACTGCACCACAGTTTCAGA GTGTGCGAGAGAATGGGACGTGGCTGGCCTTCCTGCCGCTGGCGCCCATGGAGATGAGCTCGGCCGGGATCCTCACCCTCGCCTTCATCACCGTCATGCTGGGCGTGGCCTCCCTGCTGCTACTCAGCCACCTGCTGGGCTTCCATATCTACCTGT TGATGAAGAAGATGAGCACATATGAGTACATTGTGAGACAGCGTCACGTGCAAAGCGTTCGAGAACTGGAGGGAGGGGCCAAACAGTCCGTCACCACCAATGGAACGTCCTCACAG aacatgCCCTCTGTGGAGACATCTGTTGAATGTGATGCACCACTGTCTGGAAGGTCAAG TGCCTTAAAGTATCAGGACAGAGGACAAATCGGCAGTCGACTCTCTGGAGCCATCTGTACGGAG atgGACAGTTTTAAACAAACAACTGGCGATGCAGAGGAAAATCTATACTATGAGTCAAAAGTGCCCAAACCGACACTACCTGGTGAGCTTActgtctgttttatttcatataaaattaaagaaaacattgaCATCCAATTTAAACCACCAAAATGTAGTCTTCAAGCTCATTCTAAGCCCATTTGCATGTACTGTCATGATCTGAAACTTAGTGGCTTCATTATGTGCTATGACGTATTATTAACGAACAGGAAAGAGGGTTGGCTGTTGGATACCCAGTTTGGATGTGACTATTATATCCCTAAACCAGGTACTTATCCTGAATTGATAACCAGCTGCATCCATGGATGGTATACACCGTAA